The genomic DNA GAAGAGGATTTGCGAATTTCCAGATCTGTCAGAACTGCGGTCATGTGCCGCAGTGTCCAAACTGCGATATTTCACTGACATATCATAAAAATAACAGCAGCCTTCTTTGTCATTACTGCAGCTACGAAGAGCAGGTGACACGTAAGTGTGCTGACTGCGGTTCAACTGACGTGACATTCAGAGGAACCGGTACACAAAAAGTGGAAGAAATTTTACGCGATGTTTTTAACGTTGATATTATCCGCATGGATGTCGATACAACACAGCGTAAAGGCGCGCATGAACAGCTGCTCAGCCGTTTTGAAAGCGACAATGTGCCGATACTGCTCGGAACGCAGATGATTGCAAAAGGGCTCGACTATCCGAATGTAACGCTCGTTGGCGTACTGAATGCGGATACGATGTTAAATCTGCCGGACTTCAGGGCGAATGAACGGACGTTCCAGCTGCTGACGCAGGTGGCCGGCCGTGCCGGACGTCATGAGCTGCCCGGTGAAGTGATTTTTCAGACATATAACCCGGAACATTATGCGATTACGCTTGCGATGACGAACAATTATACGGAGTTTTACGACAGGGAAATGCAGTTCAGAAAGTTCGCGAGATACTCACCGTATTATTTCCATATACTGTTTACCGTATCGGCAGAACGGATTCACGACTGTCTTGAAGCGACGACCGACATTCATAAAACACTCGTCGACAATGTGAGTGAAAGCTGTATTATTATCGGGCCGTCGCCAAGTCCGATTGAGCGGATTAAAAATAAGAACAGATTCCAGATACTGTTGAAATACAAACGGGAACCTGAACTGAAACATGTACTCGACGCACTTGATGAAAAGTATACACAGATTTATAAAAAGACAGGATTGTCTTTAAAAATTGACGTCGATCCACAATATATTATGTAGGAGATTTCATATGACTAAAATTATCTTTATGGGTACACCGGATTTTTCGGTACCGATACTAAAAGAACTTCATAAAGAGTACGGAGTAGACCTGGTGATATCACAGCCGGCACGTCCTGTCGGACGCAAAAAAGTAATGACGGATCCGCCGGTGGCCGCAGCTGCAAAACTGCTCGGCATAGAACTGTACCAGCCGGAAACGATGAAGTCGGAAGAAGCGTTTAAGATCGTTTCGGACTTAAATCCGGACCTGATTATTACAGCGGCTTTCGGACAGCTTCTGCCGGAAGAAATTTTAAACATTCCGGCACTGGGGTCGCTGAACGTGCACGCTTCGCTGCTGCCTAAACACCGCGGTGGTGCACCGATTCACCGTGCACTGATTGACGGTGATGAAGAAACCGGCGTAACGATTATGTACATGGCTAAAAAGCTCGATGCAGGAGATATTGTTTCTGCACGCAGCATTAAAATAGAGGACAGTGACAACACGGGAACGCTGTTCAACAAACTGAGCAGTATCGGTGCCTCACTGTTAATGGATACACTGCCGGCTGTCATCGACGGCACAAACGGACGTACACCGCAAAATGACAGCGAAGCAACGTTCAGTCCGAATATATTAAAGAGCGATGAAGTGATCAGCTTTAACAAACCGGCACGGGAAGTGTTTAATCATATACGCGGCCTGGCACCGTGGCCGGTCGGACATACGATACTCGGTGACAAGCGCCTGAAAATATTTGCAGCTGAACCCGCTGAAGGGAATCCGGGGAAAACACCGGGGACAATTACAGGGAAAAGTGACAACGGCTTCTTTGTCCAGGCAGCGGACGGGCTCGTAAACATTACCGAAGTCCAGCTTGCCGGCAGGAAGAAAAATAATGCGCTCGATTTTATTAATAACAACAGTGATTTAATCGGCACGAAACTGGGTGAGAACTAATGACAGTCAGAGCATTGGCATTGGAATTATATGAAGAAGTAATCGATAATAAAGCATACAGCAATATCGTATTAAACGATGCATTGCGTTTTGAAGAACTGAATCCGCAGGATAAAGGTCTTCTGACTGAAATTCTGTACGGCACACTGCAGCACAAACTGACACTTGAGTATTATGTCAGACCGTTTATTAAAACGAAACTGCGCCGCTGGCAGCGGTACCTGCTGCTTATCTCAGTGTATCAGCTGGAGTATCTTGACCGCGTTCCGGATTTTGCTGTGATCAATGAAGCAGTTGAAATCGCAAAAGAGCGCGGCGGTCTGCAGGCCGGTAAACAGATTAACGGAATTCTCCGCGCGTATTTACGCGGTGAACGGCCGGATATCGACGGCATTAAAAATGATGCGGCGCGTCTGTCGTTAAAATACAGTATGCCGAAATGGTTAGTAAACCACTGGTTTAAACATTACAGTACAGAAGAAACAGAACGGATTATTTCATCGCTGAATGAAAAACCGCAAATGTATCTCCGCGTCAATAAAAAGCGTGTCGACCGCAGCAATTTGATCGAAATGCTGCTGGACGAAGGATATGATGTCAGGGAATCCGCACTCCATCCGGACGCGATTGAATTCAACGGACAGAACATTACGCACAGCGACAGTTATAAAGACGGCTTTTTTGCGATACAGGATGTCTCATCAATGTTCGTCAATCTGGCACTGGATCCGGAAGATAATGACGATATTCTCGATGCATGCAGTGCACCGGGAGGCAAAGGTCTTCATGCGCTTGAATCGATGGATGGTGGCAGCGTCTCACTTGGAGATGTGCACGAACATAAAATCACACTGATTGATAATGAAGCGGCGCGGCTGAAACATACTAATTACGAGGCATTTGTTGCGGACGCAGCAGCATATGACTACGATCGCCGGTACGACCGTATTATTGTTGACGCACCATGCTCCGGACTCGGTGTTGTAAAGCGCAAACCTGAAATTAAATACGAGCGCAATGAAAACAGCATTAACGAATTAGTTGAACTGCAGCTTGAAATTTTAGATAATGTTAAAAAGTATTTGAAACCGGGCGGGGTATTAATTTACTCTACCTGTACAATTCATCAGCTGGAAAATGAAAATGTTGCCTACACGTTTAAAAAACGCCACGACGACATTGAATTTGATAATTTCAGTATCCCGGCATTTAACTTTACGGGGCCGTACAGACAAATCCTTCCGTATGAACATCACACCGACGGTTTTTTCATTGCGAGATTTAAAAAGTCTGACAGCTAATGCCACGGAGCAGGAGGGTTAATTTTGAAAGTAATTGAAAAAAGTATTTGCGGTAATTACAGAGATACAAATGAAGATTTAACAGGACATTTTTACAACCGGACAAATCAGCCGCTCCTCTTAATTGCGGATGGTATGGGCGGTCACGAATACGGAGAAGTTGCGAGTAAATTTGTTTACGATAAAGTAAAAGCGGCATGGGAAAGCAATAATCTGTTTAACATGGACGAAGCGGAACGCTATTTGCGCGACCTCGTGATGAAAACAAATCACGAACTGTACGATTACCAGGAAGAAAATCCAGAGTATCATGGGATGGGCACGACGCTCGTACTTGTGGCAGTTATCGAGTCATCGATTATCGTTCTAAATGTCGGTGACTCCCGTGCGTTTGTTATGAATAACCGTAAGATCGAGCAGGTGACGGAAGATCATACTTTCGTGAACGTTCTCGTCTCGAGCGGTGAAATTACAGAAGAAGAAGCACTGACACATCCGAGACGTAATCTGATTACAAAGGCGATGGGCACGGAGAAAGTCATTCAGGCGGATGTATTCCGTCTTCGCGGACGCCAGTATGATTACATCGTCCTCGCAACTGACGGTCTGACAGATGCAGTCAGAACCGATGAAATACATCATTTAATGTACAGCACGAAACTGACGCTTCAGGAAAAAGCGGAGGAACTGACAAAAACTGCAGAAATGAACAATTCACGGGATAATATCAGTGTCGTCCTCGCTGACCTGAAAGCAGGTGGAGACACGTGATCGGTACAGTTGTTTCCGAACGTTATAAAATAGAGAAGTATCTCGGCGGCGGCATGAGTTCAGTTTATCTGGCGACGGATATTATTCTGAACCGTGAAGTTGTCGTTAAGATGATTAAGGCGGATCCGCTGCATAAAGAAAAATCAGTCCAGCGTTTCCAGCGTGAAGTGGAAAGTACAATCCAGCTGTCACATCCGAATATCGTCAGCGTGATGGATGTGGATGAAACAGAGGAGTACCATATTCTCGTTACAGAAGTGGTACACGGTCCGAACTTAAAAGAACATATCGTTAAAAACAGTCCGCTTGATATCGACGAAGTCATCAGCATTGCAATGATGACACTGCGTGGTATCGAGCACGCACACGACCGGGGTATTATTCACCGTGATATAAAACCCCAGAATATTCTGCTCGATGCTGACGGCAGAGTTAAAATAACCGATTTCGGTATTGCAAAAGCACTGAGTGAAACACGAATGACAGAGACGAATCAGGTCATCGGTTCCGTCCAGTACATTTCACCGGAACAGGCGAAAGGTCAGAACACGGATGAACGTACCGATATATACTCTTTTGGTGTTATGCTGTTTGAACTGCTGACAGGTAAACTGCCTTATGAAGCTGAAACAGCTGTATCGGTAGCACTGAAACATATTTCAGAGCCGTTTCCGGATATTTCCGAGTACCGTGATATTCCAGTCGGTTTAAAAAATATCGTCATGAAATGTACGGAAAAAGAGCCGATGAACAGATACAGACATGCAGATGATGTACTGTCGGCGCTCGTGTACTATAAAGATGTTTCAAAACCGTATGTACCGGCTAAAAAACACGAGCAGGAAAAAACGAAGGTGACACCGGTTCCTAAAAAAGAAGAGCCTGAAAACAAAGCGCAGGCAGCACCGGTTCCGGTGCATAAACCAAAAGCAGAACCCCAGTCTGAACCACCCGCCGGTGAAGAAAAGAAAAAAAGGCGTAAGTGGCCGTGGATAGTGTTCCTCCTGCTGTTTCTCCTGACAGCTGCGGCAGTTATCGTCTATCTGCTGTGGCCGAGACAGTCACCGACAGTCAGCCTCGTGAACCTGCAGGATATGACAGTTGAAGAAGCTGAGGAATATCTGCTGTCGGAAGATCTCGTTACCGGGAATATTTCTGAAATTTACGACGACAGCTTTGAAGAGGGCAGTATTATAGAAACGTCACCGGTGTCCGGTGCCGAGGTCGAACGTGGCAGCACTGTGGATATGCTTGTGAGTAAAGGTGAAGAACCGTATACGACAGAAGATTACACAAATCAAATGTATGAAGATGTCGAAGCGGACCTTGAAGCTGCAGGATTTACAATAGACAGCGAGAATCAGTACAGCAGTGAAATACCTGCCGGTACGATTATCGATCAGGATGTCGCAGCAGGTGAGGCGGTCTATCCGGATGAAACTGAAATTACATTTACAGTATCCGACGGTCCCGAGCCGGTCCCGGTTACAAACTATGCCGGGACATCGCTTGAAGCGGCCCGTGCCGAACTTGAGAGCCGGGGCTTTATCGTCAATGTAACGAATGAAATATACAGCAGTGAAGTGCCTGCCGGCGCAATTGTGTCACAGGATCCGAGTTACGGGGACTTCCTGCCGGGTTCACATATTAACGTCATCGTATCTCTTGGTGAAGAGCCGCCGAGAGAAACGACATACCAGATTTCGCTGAACATACCGTATCCAAAAGAGACGGACAGTTCATCATCATCTTCATCTAAAGATGATGACAAGGAGAAAAAAGACAAGAAACAGAAGCCTGAACCGGTGGAAGCGGAAATCTTTATCGGCGATAAGGATAATGACGTCAAACAGGTTGCTGAAACGATTGAAATCACCGAAGATACCAACCACACCATTTCTCTGATTCTCCTGGAAGGTGAATCGGGGCAATACCGTGTAGAGGTTGACGGAGAAGAAGTAATAAGCGAAACTGTAGATAATAAGTAAATATTGGCATTGGCTTTGCTGTTTATATATAATGGTAAGGTACATTCGAATTGGAGGAATGAATTATGGCATCACTTAAGAGGGATAAAGGCCTGGATAACACTTTGAAATTAATGAAACAGGGATATCTTTACACGACTAACCAGCGCAACCGTTTAGACACGACTGTGTTTGAAACGAAAGTATTAGGCGGTAAGCCTTTCGCTGTAGTTACAGGTAAAGAAGGCGCTGAAATGTTCTACAACAACGACGTTGTTCAGCGTGAGGGCATGCTTCCGAAACGTATCGTTAATACACTTTTCGGTAAAGGTGCAATCCACACTATCGATGGTAAAAAACACATCGACAGAAAAGCATTATTCATGAGTTTAATGACAGAAGGAAACCTTGACTACGTCCGTGAACTGACACGTACTTTATGGCGTGCAAACACTCAGCGTATGGAAAGCATGGATCAGGTAAACATTTACCGCGAATCTATCGTTCTTCTGACTAAAGTCGGTACCCGCTGGGCCGGAGTCCAGGCACCGCCTGAAGACATCGAAAGAATTGCAACTGATATGGATATCATGATCGACTCATTCAAAGGTCTCGGGGGCGCGTTCAAAGGATACAAAGAATCCAAAGCTGCACGCCGCCGCGTTGAAGACTGGCTTGAGGAACAGATTCTTGAAACTCGTAAAGGAAACATTCATCCGCCGGAAGGCACTGCACTTTACGAATTCGCTCATTGGGAAGACTACCTTGGCAACCCGATGGACTCAAGAAATTGTGCAATCGACTTAATGAACACATTCCGTCCATTAATCGCTATTAACCGTTTTGTGTCATTCGGACTGCTTGCTATGCATGACAACCCGATTACACGTGAGAAAATTAAGAGCGAGCCTGACTATGCATACAAATTTGCACAGGAAGTCCGCCGTTTCTACCCGTTCGTGCCATTCTTACCTGGTAAAGCCAAAGTAGATATCGACTTCCAGGGTGTTACAATTCCTGCGGGTCACGGTCTTGCATTAGACGTATACGGAACAATGCATGACGAAACACTTTGGGAAGATCCAAATGAATTCCGTCCGGAAAGATTCGAAGACTGGGACGGTTCACCGTTTGACCTTATTCCACAGGGCGGCGGAGACTACTGGACTAACCACCGCTGTGCAGGTGAGTGGATTACAGTAATTATCATGGAAGAAACTATGAAGTACTTCGCAGAAAAAGTAACTTATGATGTACCGGAACAGGACTTAACAGTTGATCTTAACAGTATCCCGGGATACGTTAAGAGCGGATTCATCATCAGCAACGTTCAGGAAGTAGTAGACAGAAAATAATTGTAGTATATAAAGAACGCGCAGCCCGTTTATTCGGACTGCGCGTTTATTTTAATTACCGTATATAATTTCTCGGGCCGGTGTATTCCATCATACCGCCTTCAACGTTATGCGCTTCATAACCGTGTGACTGCATATACTCCTGCACGCGTTTTGAACGTCCCCCGGCTTTACAGACGAGATAATAGCTTTTATCTTTATCAAGAGATGATTCATCGAGATTGAACGTGCTCATCGGGTAGTGGACAGCACCCGGCAGAAAGCCTGTTAACTCAAGTTCATCCGTTTCACGAACGTCAATAATAACGCTGTTGTCATCTTTTTGAACAGTATCAATTTGTGAAATATTTATATCCATTTTTACATCCTCCATAGTCTAATTTACAAATTCAATATTATCACAGTTAAATTGTTGTTATAATAAAATAGTATTTAAATTAACCCGAGGTGTTATATGCAGACAGGAAAAATTATTAAAGCACTGAGCGGCTTTTACTATGTAGAATCAAATGATAAAGTGTACGAAACACGCGCTCGCGGCCGTTTCAGAAAAACAGCGGAAAGCCCGCTTGTCGGTGATTACGTTGAATTTCAAATAGAAAACGTCGACGAAGGGTACATTACAGCCATTAAACCGCGTAAAAACTCGCTTATCCGTCCGCCGGTTGCCAATATTGACCAGCTGCTGTTAACGACGAGTTTAAAATCACCGGATTTCAGCTTCTATTTGCTGGACCGCTTTATCGCGTACAGTGAAGCAAACGACATTAATCCGGTTATTATCGTGACAAAAAATGATTTAAGCGACGATGAAGCGCTGATCGAAGAAATTAAATCGGTCTACGGACCGATATATGAAGTTCACTTTACTGATAAAAATCACATTAATGAAGATCTGGCGGATGTGTTTGACGGCAAAACGAGTGTGCTTGCAGGGCAGTCCGGTGCAGGGAAATCGACACTTCTGAACACGCTGCTGCCGCATCTGGATTTAAAGACAAATGAAATATCCAATGCATTAAATCGCGGAAAGCACACGACACGCCACGTTGAACTGATTAATATCAGCGGCGGTTTTATCGCGGATACTCCGGGCTTTGCAACGATCGACTTTTTAAATATCGATAAGTACAATATTAAATTCTGCTTCATTGACTTTAATGAGTACAGCTGCAAGTTCAGGGAATGTCTGCATATTAACGAACCGAAGTGCGGCGTTAAGGCGGCTGTTGAAACAGGAGAGCTCGCACAGTCACGCTACGACAGCTATGTAAAAATTTATAATGAAATTGATAACAGAAAAGAGAGGTATTAGACATGGTTAAAATTTTACCATCATTACTTGCAGGTGATTTTTCAAAACTTGGTGCGGATATTAAAGCGATGGAAGCAGCAGGTGCGGACATTTTCCACCTGGATATAATGGACGGTCAGTTTGTGCCGAATATTTCATACGGTATTCCCGTATGTGAGGCGATTGCCAAAGAAGCAACGATTCCTCTTGATGTTCATTTAATGACTTATGATCCTACACAATTTGTCGATGATTTTAAAAATATGGGTGTCGATATGCTGTCGTTTCACATTGAGGCTACACCGCATGCACACCGCGCGGTGCAGCTGATTAAAAGTAAAGGTATGAAGGCGGGAATTGCATTGAACCCGCAGACACCGGTAGAAGCAGTCCGACATCTGCTCGGCGACGTTGATTTTGTCCTGATTATGACAGTTAATCCGGGCTTCGGCGGACAGGGCTTTATCGATTCGTGCGTTGAAAAACTCGATGAGCTTGTTGAGCTCAGAAAAAACATGGACAACAAGTTTGATATTGAAGTCGACGGCGGCATTAACGGTGAAACGGCAGAAATCGTTAAGACACACGGTGCAAACCTGCTGGTGAGCGGTTCATATTTATTTAAAGCAGACGATAAAGCTGCTGTAATCAGTGCTTTAAAAGGATGATTTTATGAGACGTATGAACGTGCTGCTGAGGGACGTACCTTTTACTCCAGAACACGATGCACCGTGGACGGGTGTGGATGGAGGAGTGAAAGGGCTGCTTGGTGCAGGAATTAAAGTGGAAAAAGCATACGGAGACTTTGACAGCGTGACCCCGGATGATATAGAATTGTTCAGGCAAAGTTTAGCACTCGATATTGTACCGAGTGCTAAAAATTTTACCGACAGTGAACTGGCGCTGCTGTCTCTCGCGGAACTCGGATACACTGCAATTGATGTATATGGTGCGCTCGGCGGCAGAAAAGACCATGAACTTATGAACATCCAGCTGCTCGCACATGAGAAATTACGGACGCTCGATATCCGTCTCCTGAATGAAACGAACGAAATCACGCTGCTGACAGCAGGTGAACATATGATTGAAGCGGATGGTACGAAGAAATATGTGTCGTTTATTCCGCTTCATGATCAGACGCAAGTTTCTCTGAAAGGTTTTAAATATGATATAGAGGATACATATCTGTATATCGGAAAAACTTTAACAGTGAGCAATGAGTTTGAAAAACCGTCGGTAACAGTCAGGACGGATAAAGATATATTGATGATTAAATCAACAGATTAGAGGTGAGTGAATGATATTTGCAGGTGCTCTCGCTAACTCGTTAGCGATTATTATCGGCGGTGCGCTCGGGATGATATTTACATTTATTCCGGAGCATATCAAAGACGCGATTATGAAAATACAGGGATTATTTATTATTACGATGGGTATTCAGATGGTCGTCGGGGCAACCGATATTTTGACGACGCTTATATCACTCATCATCGGGGTAGTTATCGGGGAAGTCGTTAAACTCGAAGAACTGCTCAACCGTTTCGGGCACTTAATGGAGGTCCGGCTCGGTGACAAACACGGCGGTAATATTTCCCAGGGACTGATTTCCGGGATGTTGATCTTTATTGTCGGGGCAATGGGAATTGTCGGCGGTCTGGACGCCGGACTGCAGGGCAGCAATGACGTTCTGTATACGAAAGCGACAATGGACTTCTTCATCGCACTCGTAATGACCACAGCGTATGGACGTGGTGTTATACTGTCCAGTATTCCGACATTCCTGTACATTGCGGCAATTATTATCAGTGCAAGACAGATTGCGAACTTTATACCGGCAGATATACTTGATATGATGGTCGACCAGGTCAGTGCGACAGGCGGGGTTATCCTTCTTGCAATCGGGCTGAACATGCTTAACGTAACACACATGCGTGTCGGCAACATGATACCGGCGATATTTATCGGCATGTTTATCGTCTGGCTGCTGTCATTCTTTTGAACGTAACAACCCCTTCTGATTTTTCAGAAGGGGTTGTTTTGTTGCGGCCGGAAGGAGGGAATTAATCGGGGTTCCGAAAGATCAGTATATATCTATAAAAAAACTGGTATCACTTCTATAAGTGATACCAGTTTTTAAATTGAAGTATTAAACACGTTCAACTTTACCTGATTTTAGCGCGCGAGCAGAAACCCAAACTTTTTTAGGTTTGCCGTCAACCAAAATTCTAACTTTTTGAAGGTTTGCACCAAAAGTTCTTTTGCTTGA from Jeotgalicoccus saudimassiliensis includes the following:
- the fmt gene encoding methionyl-tRNA formyltransferase, which encodes MTKIIFMGTPDFSVPILKELHKEYGVDLVISQPARPVGRKKVMTDPPVAAAAKLLGIELYQPETMKSEEAFKIVSDLNPDLIITAAFGQLLPEEILNIPALGSLNVHASLLPKHRGGAPIHRALIDGDEETGVTIMYMAKKLDAGDIVSARSIKIEDSDNTGTLFNKLSSIGASLLMDTLPAVIDGTNGRTPQNDSEATFSPNILKSDEVISFNKPAREVFNHIRGLAPWPVGHTILGDKRLKIFAAEPAEGNPGKTPGTITGKSDNGFFVQAADGLVNITEVQLAGRKKNNALDFINNNSDLIGTKLGEN
- the rsmB gene encoding 16S rRNA (cytosine(967)-C(5))-methyltransferase RsmB, with product MTVRALALELYEEVIDNKAYSNIVLNDALRFEELNPQDKGLLTEILYGTLQHKLTLEYYVRPFIKTKLRRWQRYLLLISVYQLEYLDRVPDFAVINEAVEIAKERGGLQAGKQINGILRAYLRGERPDIDGIKNDAARLSLKYSMPKWLVNHWFKHYSTEETERIISSLNEKPQMYLRVNKKRVDRSNLIEMLLDEGYDVRESALHPDAIEFNGQNITHSDSYKDGFFAIQDVSSMFVNLALDPEDNDDILDACSAPGGKGLHALESMDGGSVSLGDVHEHKITLIDNEAARLKHTNYEAFVADAAAYDYDRRYDRIIVDAPCSGLGVVKRKPEIKYERNENSINELVELQLEILDNVKKYLKPGGVLIYSTCTIHQLENENVAYTFKKRHDDIEFDNFSIPAFNFTGPYRQILPYEHHTDGFFIARFKKSDS
- a CDS encoding Stp1/IreP family PP2C-type Ser/Thr phosphatase — translated: MKVIEKSICGNYRDTNEDLTGHFYNRTNQPLLLIADGMGGHEYGEVASKFVYDKVKAAWESNNLFNMDEAERYLRDLVMKTNHELYDYQEENPEYHGMGTTLVLVAVIESSIIVLNVGDSRAFVMNNRKIEQVTEDHTFVNVLVSSGEITEEEALTHPRRNLITKAMGTEKVIQADVFRLRGRQYDYIVLATDGLTDAVRTDEIHHLMYSTKLTLQEKAEELTKTAEMNNSRDNISVVLADLKAGGDT
- the pknB gene encoding Stk1 family PASTA domain-containing Ser/Thr kinase; this translates as MIGTVVSERYKIEKYLGGGMSSVYLATDIILNREVVVKMIKADPLHKEKSVQRFQREVESTIQLSHPNIVSVMDVDETEEYHILVTEVVHGPNLKEHIVKNSPLDIDEVISIAMMTLRGIEHAHDRGIIHRDIKPQNILLDADGRVKITDFGIAKALSETRMTETNQVIGSVQYISPEQAKGQNTDERTDIYSFGVMLFELLTGKLPYEAETAVSVALKHISEPFPDISEYRDIPVGLKNIVMKCTEKEPMNRYRHADDVLSALVYYKDVSKPYVPAKKHEQEKTKVTPVPKKEEPENKAQAAPVPVHKPKAEPQSEPPAGEEKKKRRKWPWIVFLLLFLLTAAAVIVYLLWPRQSPTVSLVNLQDMTVEEAEEYLLSEDLVTGNISEIYDDSFEEGSIIETSPVSGAEVERGSTVDMLVSKGEEPYTTEDYTNQMYEDVEADLEAAGFTIDSENQYSSEIPAGTIIDQDVAAGEAVYPDETEITFTVSDGPEPVPVTNYAGTSLEAARAELESRGFIVNVTNEIYSSEVPAGAIVSQDPSYGDFLPGSHINVIVSLGEEPPRETTYQISLNIPYPKETDSSSSSSSKDDDKEKKDKKQKPEPVEAEIFIGDKDNDVKQVAETIEITEDTNHTISLILLEGESGQYRVEVDGEEVISETVDNK
- a CDS encoding cytochrome P450, which encodes MASLKRDKGLDNTLKLMKQGYLYTTNQRNRLDTTVFETKVLGGKPFAVVTGKEGAEMFYNNDVVQREGMLPKRIVNTLFGKGAIHTIDGKKHIDRKALFMSLMTEGNLDYVRELTRTLWRANTQRMESMDQVNIYRESIVLLTKVGTRWAGVQAPPEDIERIATDMDIMIDSFKGLGGAFKGYKESKAARRRVEDWLEEQILETRKGNIHPPEGTALYEFAHWEDYLGNPMDSRNCAIDLMNTFRPLIAINRFVSFGLLAMHDNPITREKIKSEPDYAYKFAQEVRRFYPFVPFLPGKAKVDIDFQGVTIPAGHGLALDVYGTMHDETLWEDPNEFRPERFEDWDGSPFDLIPQGGGDYWTNHRCAGEWITVIIMEETMKYFAEKVTYDVPEQDLTVDLNSIPGYVKSGFIISNVQEVVDRK
- a CDS encoding rhodanese-like domain-containing protein; translation: MDINISQIDTVQKDDNSVIIDVRETDELELTGFLPGAVHYPMSTFNLDESSLDKDKSYYLVCKAGGRSKRVQEYMQSHGYEAHNVEGGMMEYTGPRNYIR
- the rsgA gene encoding ribosome small subunit-dependent GTPase A, with protein sequence MQTGKIIKALSGFYYVESNDKVYETRARGRFRKTAESPLVGDYVEFQIENVDEGYITAIKPRKNSLIRPPVANIDQLLLTTSLKSPDFSFYLLDRFIAYSEANDINPVIIVTKNDLSDDEALIEEIKSVYGPIYEVHFTDKNHINEDLADVFDGKTSVLAGQSGAGKSTLLNTLLPHLDLKTNEISNALNRGKHTTRHVELINISGGFIADTPGFATIDFLNIDKYNIKFCFIDFNEYSCKFRECLHINEPKCGVKAAVETGELAQSRYDSYVKIYNEIDNRKERY
- the rpe gene encoding ribulose-phosphate 3-epimerase, coding for MVKILPSLLAGDFSKLGADIKAMEAAGADIFHLDIMDGQFVPNISYGIPVCEAIAKEATIPLDVHLMTYDPTQFVDDFKNMGVDMLSFHIEATPHAHRAVQLIKSKGMKAGIALNPQTPVEAVRHLLGDVDFVLIMTVNPGFGGQGFIDSCVEKLDELVELRKNMDNKFDIEVDGGINGETAEIVKTHGANLLVSGSYLFKADDKAAVISALKG
- a CDS encoding thiamine diphosphokinase, which gives rise to MRRMNVLLRDVPFTPEHDAPWTGVDGGVKGLLGAGIKVEKAYGDFDSVTPDDIELFRQSLALDIVPSAKNFTDSELALLSLAELGYTAIDVYGALGGRKDHELMNIQLLAHEKLRTLDIRLLNETNEITLLTAGEHMIEADGTKKYVSFIPLHDQTQVSLKGFKYDIEDTYLYIGKTLTVSNEFEKPSVTVRTDKDILMIKSTD
- a CDS encoding DUF554 domain-containing protein, with amino-acid sequence MIFAGALANSLAIIIGGALGMIFTFIPEHIKDAIMKIQGLFIITMGIQMVVGATDILTTLISLIIGVVIGEVVKLEELLNRFGHLMEVRLGDKHGGNISQGLISGMLIFIVGAMGIVGGLDAGLQGSNDVLYTKATMDFFIALVMTTAYGRGVILSSIPTFLYIAAIIISARQIANFIPADILDMMVDQVSATGGVILLAIGLNMLNVTHMRVGNMIPAIFIGMFIVWLLSFF
- the rpmB gene encoding 50S ribosomal protein L28 codes for the protein MKECYVTGRRSRSGNNRSHALNSSKRTFGANLQKVRILVDGKPKKVWVSARALKSGKVERV